In one window of Nakamurella sp. PAMC28650 DNA:
- a CDS encoding TPM domain-containing protein: MSLPLDRPRSSGSRIRSAVIVLLALCALALGPGVAAADAPFNIPNQITDRSSALGGNTTSVKNAIDTLYSQDKVQLWVVYVSSFDGQAGNVWANASGALSGFDSHTMLLAVATVDKSYGYYVPSGFPLSKSQVDTIAANDIVPQLKAANWSGAAVAAADGLRSTIGGSSGSGSKSWILWVILIVILAGGLIWYLRARKSRAADPNRQGSGHGSGSGGDAPAGPVPVPLEPLQSVSDRSVQLLIASDNAVHGSEQQLIIAESTFGAAAMAEFRAAFESARTSLAAAFQLRQQIDDDIPEDESTRRAWMEEIIQRCTDADNALDAQSDRFDAMLDLKNRLPAAVADIEAALQVQEARVAEATGTLAQLGSAYAPSALSAVITNASEASNRLDFAKSSIATARGEESDADTTPAVVAARNAQESVAQATTLLDAIDRLSSDLADAKTRLPGRLAPVQAELAAARAAFGQGSTGSAGPTISARLTQVETSLAAVAGPNGTKDPILATQRVREADATLDEILAATRSAQDVQQRALAALQQSLDSAQARITGANDFINTRRGAVGSEARTRLAEAQRHLENAVNLSNSDPAGALAESRQAESLADEASRLAQNDIGRWQGPGGGGYAGGGFGRGGGGNFTGAILGGLLGGMLSGGGGFGGFGGGGGGGFGGGGSFGGGGGGGGFSGGGRF, encoded by the coding sequence ATGTCGTTGCCACTGGATAGACCGAGAAGTTCGGGGTCGAGGATTCGCTCGGCCGTCATCGTGCTGCTGGCTCTGTGTGCCCTGGCACTGGGGCCGGGGGTGGCAGCGGCCGACGCCCCGTTCAACATCCCGAACCAGATCACCGACCGTAGCTCCGCTCTGGGCGGGAACACGACCAGCGTCAAGAACGCGATCGACACGTTGTACAGCCAGGACAAGGTCCAGCTCTGGGTGGTCTACGTCAGCAGCTTCGACGGGCAGGCGGGCAACGTCTGGGCGAATGCATCCGGTGCGCTGTCGGGCTTCGACAGCCACACCATGCTGCTGGCCGTCGCCACCGTGGACAAGTCGTACGGGTACTACGTGCCCAGCGGCTTCCCACTCAGCAAGAGCCAGGTCGACACGATCGCAGCGAACGACATCGTGCCGCAACTCAAGGCGGCCAACTGGTCCGGCGCCGCGGTGGCGGCCGCCGACGGCCTGCGGTCCACGATCGGTGGATCCTCGGGGTCCGGCAGCAAGTCCTGGATCCTGTGGGTGATCCTGATCGTGATCCTGGCCGGCGGACTCATCTGGTACCTGCGGGCCAGGAAGTCCAGGGCCGCCGACCCGAACCGCCAAGGATCAGGGCACGGTTCCGGGAGCGGCGGTGACGCGCCGGCCGGCCCCGTCCCGGTGCCGCTGGAACCACTGCAGTCGGTGTCCGACCGGAGCGTGCAGCTGCTGATCGCCAGCGACAACGCCGTGCACGGCAGCGAGCAGCAGCTGATCATCGCGGAGAGCACCTTCGGCGCCGCGGCGATGGCCGAGTTCCGAGCGGCTTTCGAGAGTGCACGTACCTCGTTGGCAGCAGCCTTCCAGCTGCGGCAGCAGATCGACGACGACATCCCAGAGGACGAGAGCACCCGGCGCGCCTGGATGGAAGAGATCATCCAGCGCTGCACCGATGCCGACAATGCACTGGACGCGCAGAGCGACCGTTTCGACGCCATGCTGGACCTGAAGAACCGTCTGCCGGCCGCCGTCGCCGACATCGAGGCGGCACTCCAGGTCCAGGAGGCCAGGGTCGCCGAGGCCACCGGCACGCTGGCGCAGCTGGGCTCCGCCTACGCTCCGAGCGCGTTGAGCGCCGTCATCACGAACGCGTCGGAAGCCTCGAATCGTCTGGACTTCGCGAAGTCGTCGATCGCGACCGCCCGAGGCGAGGAGTCCGACGCCGATACCACCCCAGCGGTGGTCGCCGCCCGGAACGCTCAGGAGTCCGTCGCCCAGGCCACCACGCTGCTCGATGCCATCGACAGGCTGAGCTCCGACCTGGCCGATGCGAAGACCCGGCTACCGGGGCGATTGGCCCCGGTGCAGGCCGAACTGGCGGCGGCCAGGGCTGCCTTCGGGCAGGGCAGCACCGGCAGCGCCGGCCCGACGATCTCGGCGAGGCTGACCCAGGTCGAGACCTCGTTGGCCGCGGTGGCCGGACCGAATGGCACCAAGGACCCGATCCTGGCCACCCAGCGGGTGCGGGAGGCCGACGCGACGCTCGACGAGATCCTGGCCGCGACCAGATCAGCCCAGGACGTGCAGCAGCGGGCGCTCGCAGCTCTGCAGCAGTCCCTGGACTCGGCGCAGGCCAGGATCACCGGCGCCAACGACTTCATCAACACCCGACGCGGCGCCGTCGGCAGCGAGGCCCGCACCCGACTGGCCGAGGCCCAGCGGCACCTGGAGAACGCCGTGAACCTGAGCAACTCCGACCCGGCGGGTGCGCTGGCGGAGTCCCGGCAGGCCGAGTCGCTGGCCGACGAGGCGTCGCGGCTGGCCCAGAACGACATCGGCCGCTGGCAGGGGCCCGGTGGCGGCGGTTACGCCGGTGGCGGGTTCGGTCGCGGGGGCGGCGGCAACTTCACCGGGGCGATCCTGGGCGGCCTCCTCGGTG
- a CDS encoding ABC transporter permease gives MNDVAGAEVSGAFAGIGGTTTTLNIRTPPSARSLRLRRRLLMNAARLVLVGGLLYAWEWGVNAKHIDPFFWGQPSQVWATLKGWITVGTPQGSLAEQVGVTLQETVYGFVIGVVLGIVGGIALGSSRLLADLLSPFIKVANSIPRIILGSIFTVAFGFGIESKIVLSAVLVFFGVFFNAFQGTREVDRNLMANARILGASRLQVTRQVVIPSAFTWILASLHVSFGFALIGALVGEILGADKGLGLLIRSSQNNFDMNGVLGGMVVVAIIALLAELVITLLEKRILRWRPPSATADMTAV, from the coding sequence GTGAACGACGTGGCGGGCGCCGAGGTCTCGGGCGCGTTCGCCGGTATCGGTGGAACGACGACGACCCTGAACATCCGCACCCCCCCATCGGCCCGCAGTCTGCGGCTGCGCAGACGGCTGTTGATGAACGCGGCCAGGTTGGTGCTGGTGGGCGGCCTGCTGTACGCGTGGGAGTGGGGGGTGAACGCCAAGCACATCGACCCGTTCTTCTGGGGGCAGCCCAGCCAGGTGTGGGCGACGCTGAAAGGCTGGATCACGGTGGGCACCCCGCAGGGTTCGCTCGCCGAGCAGGTGGGCGTCACCCTCCAGGAAACGGTCTACGGGTTCGTCATCGGCGTGGTGCTGGGCATCGTCGGCGGCATCGCACTGGGCAGCAGTCGCCTGCTGGCGGACCTGTTGTCACCGTTCATCAAGGTGGCCAACTCCATTCCGCGCATCATCCTCGGATCGATCTTCACGGTGGCCTTCGGATTCGGCATCGAGTCCAAGATCGTGCTCTCGGCGGTGCTGGTCTTCTTCGGGGTCTTCTTCAATGCCTTCCAGGGCACCCGCGAAGTGGACCGCAACCTGATGGCCAACGCGAGGATTCTCGGGGCGTCACGGCTCCAGGTCACTCGTCAGGTGGTCATCCCCTCGGCCTTCACCTGGATCCTGGCCAGCCTGCACGTCAGCTTCGGGTTCGCGTTGATCGGCGCGCTGGTCGGCGAGATCCTCGGCGCAGACAAGGGTCTCGGGCTGCTGATCCGCAGCTCGCAGAACAACTTCGACATGAACGGCGTGCTCGGCGGCATGGTGGTGGTCGCGATCATCGCCCTGCTCGCCGAATTGGTCATCACCCTGCTGGAAAAGCGGATCCTGCGGTGGCGGCCGCCCTCGGCGACCGCCGACATGACCGCCGTCTGA
- a CDS encoding sensor histidine kinase: MRSLASWLLWSVVGILVGTAAVGGLLQIRQTSAVLDQQFQERARAEASAVADIPQVRAALIAHDPDRTLQPLTARVQRDTGAAYVVITDRFGMRYTHPTAALIGRRLEEPVEVLDGRTHVGIDNGSLGRSANGKAPIFAPSGEVIGQVSVGILETTVASQLSSQIWGIGLYLAIALAVGVLVALMMARSMKRKTFGLELGEISSLLQEREAMLHGIREGVIGFDARQRVSLINDEARRLLGLSDQKVGEPLTRSLPPGRLLDVLTGGSTGADQVVLTDDSLLVVNRRTVVIGGRSAGSVVTLRDRTEMEGLIRELDSATGLAHALRAQEHEFANRLHVIGGLLDLEEIAEARRYVDIVGAGHTGSAEDLRAQISPPLIAGLLLAKQTIAAERDIDLVLTEDSHLHLPNGPTAQNVMTILGNLIDNALDSVGDRPAPREVVVAIAGDAVLSIVVSDNGPGVDPENIERIFADGFSTKPTRADRRRGMGLALVQRLVRRSGGSITVDPGPGGRFEVVMPATAELPA; the protein is encoded by the coding sequence ATGCGCTCCCTGGCATCCTGGTTGCTGTGGTCGGTCGTGGGCATCCTGGTCGGCACGGCGGCCGTCGGCGGTCTCCTGCAGATTCGGCAGACGAGCGCGGTTCTCGATCAGCAGTTCCAGGAGCGGGCGAGAGCCGAAGCCAGCGCCGTCGCCGACATTCCGCAGGTCCGCGCGGCTCTCATCGCCCACGATCCCGACCGGACGCTGCAGCCGCTGACCGCCAGGGTGCAGCGCGACACCGGCGCCGCGTACGTCGTCATCACCGACCGGTTCGGGATGCGTTACACCCACCCGACCGCAGCACTGATCGGGCGGCGGCTCGAGGAGCCGGTCGAGGTGCTCGATGGCCGGACGCACGTCGGCATCGACAACGGCAGCCTGGGCCGCTCGGCCAACGGCAAGGCGCCGATCTTCGCGCCGTCCGGCGAGGTGATCGGCCAGGTGTCGGTGGGCATCCTGGAGACCACCGTGGCCTCCCAGTTGTCGTCCCAGATCTGGGGAATCGGACTCTACCTGGCGATAGCGCTCGCGGTCGGGGTGTTGGTGGCCCTGATGATGGCCCGGTCGATGAAGCGCAAGACCTTCGGGCTGGAACTGGGTGAGATCAGCTCCCTGCTCCAGGAGCGGGAGGCGATGCTGCACGGGATCCGCGAGGGCGTCATCGGATTCGATGCCCGACAACGGGTTTCGCTGATCAACGACGAGGCCCGGCGCCTGCTCGGACTGTCCGACCAGAAGGTCGGTGAACCGCTCACCCGGTCCCTCCCGCCCGGTCGTCTGCTGGACGTGTTGACCGGCGGTTCGACCGGAGCAGATCAGGTGGTCCTGACCGACGACTCGTTGCTGGTGGTGAATCGGCGCACCGTGGTGATCGGCGGCAGGTCTGCGGGCAGCGTCGTCACCCTGCGGGATCGGACCGAGATGGAGGGACTCATCAGAGAACTGGATTCGGCGACCGGTCTCGCCCATGCGCTGCGCGCGCAGGAGCATGAATTCGCCAATCGCCTGCACGTCATCGGTGGGCTGCTGGATCTGGAGGAAATCGCCGAGGCCCGAAGGTACGTGGATATCGTCGGCGCCGGGCACACCGGCTCCGCGGAGGACCTGCGCGCCCAGATCTCGCCGCCGTTGATCGCCGGACTGCTACTGGCCAAGCAGACCATCGCCGCCGAGCGGGACATCGATCTGGTCCTGACCGAGGACTCGCACCTCCACCTGCCGAACGGGCCGACGGCCCAGAACGTCATGACCATTCTCGGGAACCTGATCGACAATGCGCTGGATTCGGTCGGAGACCGACCAGCGCCCCGGGAGGTGGTGGTGGCCATCGCCGGTGACGCGGTCCTGTCCATCGTCGTCAGCGACAACGGGCCGGGGGTGGACCCGGAGAACATCGAGCGCATCTTCGCCGACGGTTTCTCCACGAAACCGACGAGGGCCGACCGCCGTCGCGGGATGGGACTGGCCCTGGTCCAACGACTCGTCCGCAGATCCGGCGGCAGCATCACGGTCGATCCGGGTCCGGGCGGCCGTTTCGAGGTCGTCATGCCTGCGACTGCGGAACTGCCCGCATGA
- a CDS encoding ABC transporter ATP-binding protein — protein sequence MTPSRHIQSDVPAIVLENVTKRFRTPKGGIFTALRDFDLTIAPGEFCAVVGPTGCGKSTTLTLVSGLERPSAGSVTVAGRAVSGITPGVGFMFQQDAVFPWKSVLDNVAAGPRFRGLSRTKANTAARDWVRRVGLAGFEDRYPHQLSGGMRKRVALAQSLINEPEVLLMDEPFSALDVQTRSIMSDELLGLWELTRPAVIFVTHDLEEAIALADKVVVLTAGPGTIKEVFPVDLPRPRRTQEIRFEPEFVAIYEKIWEALRSEVETAYARTTQVAS from the coding sequence ATGACGCCATCGAGACACATTCAATCCGATGTGCCGGCAATCGTTCTGGAAAATGTGACCAAACGATTCCGTACACCCAAGGGCGGGATCTTCACGGCGCTCCGCGATTTCGACCTCACCATCGCGCCCGGCGAGTTCTGTGCCGTGGTCGGGCCGACCGGGTGCGGAAAATCCACCACGCTGACGCTGGTGTCAGGGCTGGAGCGGCCGTCGGCCGGTTCGGTCACCGTGGCCGGCCGCGCGGTGTCCGGCATCACCCCGGGTGTCGGCTTCATGTTCCAGCAGGACGCGGTGTTCCCATGGAAGAGCGTGCTGGACAACGTCGCGGCCGGTCCCAGATTCCGCGGTCTGTCCCGGACGAAGGCGAACACCGCGGCGCGCGACTGGGTGCGCCGGGTCGGTCTGGCCGGCTTCGAGGACCGGTATCCCCATCAGTTGTCCGGTGGGATGCGCAAGCGGGTGGCACTGGCCCAGAGTTTGATCAACGAGCCCGAGGTGCTGTTGATGGACGAGCCGTTCTCGGCATTGGACGTGCAGACCAGATCGATCATGTCGGACGAGTTGCTGGGGCTCTGGGAGCTGACCCGCCCGGCGGTCATCTTCGTCACGCACGATCTCGAGGAGGCGATCGCCCTGGCCGACAAGGTGGTGGTCCTGACCGCGGGTCCCGGCACCATCAAGGAGGTCTTCCCGGTCGATCTTCCGCGACCACGGCGGACGCAGGAGATCCGCTTCGAGCCCGAGTTCGTCGCCATCTACGAGAAGATCTGGGAAGCCCTGCGTTCCGAGGTCGAAACGGCCTACGCGCGCACCACGCAGGTGGCGTCGTGA
- a CDS encoding glycosyltransferase family 2 protein produces MAIEAIPSTRPQVLPLRNGPLLPAERAVRATEPAALASEPAVRPRFSIVIPALDEELFIADCLRSIAAQDFPGEVEVIVVDNNCVDRTADIARSLGAVVVTESRPGVCWARQGGTSVANGEIIVSTDADTTFPVSWLSTIDRSFRADGTLVAVAGPCEFVAAPKWGAAYPKVLFGLVHLAKRMTGRVFYVSATNIAFRREAWTGYNTQLTQGGDELDLLRRLQAQGPVAFDRGNASLTSSRRLEEGFLYNVTVTFLYYYVLGYWLNRLFRRPVLGMAPAFRRR; encoded by the coding sequence ATGGCGATAGAAGCAATCCCCTCGACCCGGCCGCAAGTGCTCCCGCTCCGGAACGGGCCGCTGCTCCCGGCCGAGCGCGCCGTGCGCGCCACCGAGCCTGCCGCGCTGGCATCCGAGCCTGCTGTGCGCCCGCGGTTCAGCATCGTCATCCCCGCTCTGGACGAGGAACTGTTCATCGCCGACTGCCTGAGATCGATCGCTGCACAGGACTTCCCGGGTGAGGTCGAGGTCATCGTGGTGGACAACAACTGCGTCGACCGCACAGCCGACATCGCCCGGTCCCTCGGAGCCGTGGTCGTCACGGAGTCCCGGCCGGGCGTCTGCTGGGCGCGGCAGGGCGGCACCTCGGTGGCCAACGGGGAAATCATCGTCTCGACCGACGCCGACACCACGTTCCCGGTCAGCTGGCTGTCCACCATCGACCGGTCCTTCCGCGCCGACGGAACCCTGGTCGCGGTGGCCGGCCCGTGCGAATTCGTCGCCGCACCGAAGTGGGGAGCCGCCTACCCGAAGGTGCTCTTCGGACTGGTGCACCTGGCCAAGCGCATGACGGGCCGCGTCTTCTACGTCTCGGCCACCAACATCGCGTTCCGCCGGGAGGCCTGGACCGGATACAACACCCAACTCACCCAGGGCGGGGACGAACTGGATCTGCTGCGGCGACTGCAGGCACAGGGACCGGTCGCCTTCGACCGCGGCAACGCGAGCCTCACGTCCTCGCGGCGACTGGAGGAGGGTTTCCTCTACAACGTCACGGTCACCTTCCTCTACTACTACGTCCTCGGCTACTGGTTGAACCGCTTGTTCCGTCGGCCGGTGTTGGGGATGGCCCCCGCGTTCCGCCGGCGATGA
- a CDS encoding response regulator has product MIRTLVVDDDFRVAHIHAAGVAKVDGFSCIGQAHTAATARLAIDQHHPDLLILDIYLPDEDGLSLLRSLAGAGTAPDTIFITAARDVDSVRAAMGLGAIYYLVKPFGFAQFRQQLDAYRGWREQLITEAGEQTDQATIDSLFSTLRRPVPSAEQTRLPPTMAKILRTVGESPEAIGASTTARALGMSRPTAQRYLSELQRKGLLELELSYGSTGRPVHRYRLSNPR; this is encoded by the coding sequence ATGATCCGCACGCTGGTCGTCGACGACGATTTCCGGGTCGCCCACATCCACGCGGCCGGGGTGGCCAAGGTGGACGGCTTCTCCTGCATCGGACAGGCGCACACCGCCGCGACCGCCCGTCTTGCCATCGACCAGCATCATCCCGATCTGCTGATCCTGGACATCTACCTCCCGGACGAGGACGGGCTGAGCCTGCTGCGGTCGTTGGCCGGTGCGGGCACCGCCCCTGACACGATCTTCATCACCGCTGCACGCGATGTCGATTCGGTCCGGGCTGCGATGGGGCTCGGCGCGATCTACTACCTGGTCAAGCCGTTCGGCTTCGCCCAGTTCCGCCAGCAACTCGACGCCTACCGGGGGTGGCGCGAGCAACTGATCACCGAGGCCGGTGAACAGACCGACCAGGCAACCATCGATTCCCTGTTCAGCACCCTGCGGCGCCCTGTCCCTTCCGCGGAGCAGACACGCCTTCCCCCGACCATGGCCAAGATCCTGCGCACCGTCGGCGAGTCACCGGAAGCCATCGGGGCCAGCACCACCGCCCGCGCACTCGGGATGAGCCGTCCGACCGCCCAGCGGTACCTCTCGGAATTACAGCGAAAGGGACTCCTCGAGCTGGAGTTGTCCTACGGATCCACCGGGCGACCGGTCCATCGCTACCGGCTCAGCAATCCGCGTTGA
- a CDS encoding ABC transporter substrate-binding protein, giving the protein MMYSPRWKKVAIIATVGSLSLAGCANNATGNTTAASTSSAAGSAPAAAGSAPAASGSDAGLTIMVGGMSKQIYLPYMLAKQLGYYQKAGLNLTLIDEPAGGDATTNMLAGQVQGVGGFYDHTIVLQGRGKAAESVVSMLQNPGEVELCRSDLKGQINSPADFKGRSLGITDTGSSTDFLTQYITHKAGVDPAATTRRGVGAGQTFLAAMKQKAIDCGMTTEPTVSQALSTGIAFILLDMRTSAGAQSVLGGEYPATSLYMPTDYVNSHKDTVQKLVNAYVATLKWIQAHNGTQIADVMPASYYAGVGKTAYAKALDSEKGIFNPTGMMPATGPTTILNVLSAFNPAVKGKTIDLSKTFTDEFVKAATPLA; this is encoded by the coding sequence ATGATGTACTCCCCACGATGGAAGAAGGTCGCGATCATCGCGACCGTCGGCTCTCTGTCCCTGGCCGGATGCGCGAACAACGCGACCGGGAACACCACGGCGGCATCCACCTCGAGTGCGGCCGGATCGGCACCCGCAGCGGCCGGATCCGCGCCCGCTGCGTCCGGTTCGGACGCCGGTCTGACCATCATGGTCGGCGGTATGTCCAAGCAGATCTACCTGCCCTACATGCTCGCCAAACAGCTCGGGTACTACCAGAAGGCCGGCCTGAACCTCACCCTGATCGACGAGCCGGCCGGTGGCGACGCGACCACCAACATGCTGGCCGGACAGGTGCAGGGTGTCGGCGGGTTCTACGACCACACCATTGTGTTGCAGGGCAGGGGAAAGGCCGCCGAGTCGGTGGTCTCGATGCTGCAGAACCCGGGGGAGGTGGAACTGTGCCGAAGCGATCTGAAGGGTCAGATCAATTCCCCGGCCGACTTCAAGGGCCGGTCGCTCGGCATCACCGATACCGGCTCCTCCACCGATTTCCTGACGCAGTACATCACCCACAAGGCCGGGGTCGACCCGGCCGCCACCACCCGGAGGGGAGTAGGTGCGGGGCAGACTTTTCTGGCGGCGATGAAGCAGAAGGCAATCGACTGCGGCATGACGACCGAACCGACCGTCTCGCAGGCGTTGTCCACCGGTATCGCCTTCATCCTGCTCGACATGCGGACCTCGGCCGGAGCGCAGTCGGTGCTCGGCGGTGAATACCCGGCGACCTCGCTGTACATGCCCACCGACTACGTCAACTCGCACAAGGACACGGTGCAGAAGCTGGTCAACGCCTATGTCGCGACGCTGAAGTGGATCCAGGCGCACAACGGCACCCAGATCGCCGATGTGATGCCGGCGTCGTACTACGCCGGCGTCGGGAAGACCGCCTACGCCAAGGCACTGGACAGCGAGAAGGGCATCTTCAACCCGACCGGCATGATGCCGGCCACCGGACCCACCACCATCCTGAACGTGCTCTCGGCGTTCAACCCGGCGGTCAAGGGCAAGACCATCGACCTGAGCAAGACCTTCACCGACGAGTTCGTCAAGGCGGCCACCCCTCTGGCCTGA
- a CDS encoding phosphatidylserine/phosphatidylglycerophosphate/cardiolipin synthase family protein: MAVREWREIMMGRIDDVVGGALEKSVRRHHRNRLSKLGHADVFSADDSRTWVPGARAATTGNDVEVLIDGEAAFASIYDALRAAHSHVHIAGWHLTTVFWLRREPGTPTLREILVDLAQRVDVRVLLWAGPPLPIFQPTRSMMKQVQQELTRGSSVRCELDARERTMHCHHEKVIVIDDELAFVGGIDLSDLSGDRWDLSAHPPRGATGWHDVSTRLRGPVVADVADHFRDRWQEVAHERLPAPVRQPEAGSVAVQLLRTVPERTYGFARRGEFSIADAYLHGLASARRFIYLENQFLWSAEIAELLIEKLRNPPAPDFRIVIVLPARPSNGADTTRGQLGRLVAADNGAGRLLAATVNAHADGTIDPLYVHAKVAVVDDRWLTIGSANLNEHSLFNDTEVNVLTLDPTLARRTRLRLWAEHLELGMDVIDGDPTNVIDRYWKPVAEEQLARTRTGRPQNRRVMTLPAVSRRSERLAGPARGLLVDG, encoded by the coding sequence GTGGCAGTCCGAGAGTGGCGGGAGATCATGATGGGCCGGATCGACGACGTGGTCGGAGGCGCCCTGGAGAAGTCGGTGCGCCGGCATCACCGCAACCGACTCTCGAAGCTGGGCCATGCAGACGTGTTCTCGGCCGACGACTCCCGGACGTGGGTTCCGGGGGCCAGGGCCGCCACGACCGGCAACGACGTGGAGGTGTTGATCGACGGAGAGGCGGCGTTCGCCTCGATCTACGACGCCCTGCGAGCGGCCCACTCCCACGTCCACATCGCCGGCTGGCACCTGACCACAGTTTTCTGGCTGCGCCGCGAGCCCGGGACACCGACCCTGCGCGAGATTCTCGTGGACCTCGCGCAGCGGGTGGACGTGCGGGTGCTGCTGTGGGCCGGGCCGCCCCTCCCGATCTTCCAGCCGACCCGGTCGATGATGAAACAGGTGCAGCAGGAGTTGACCAGGGGGTCCTCGGTCCGGTGTGAACTGGATGCACGCGAGAGAACGATGCACTGCCATCACGAGAAGGTCATCGTGATCGACGACGAACTCGCCTTCGTCGGGGGAATCGATCTGTCCGATCTCAGCGGTGATCGCTGGGATCTATCGGCTCACCCGCCCAGGGGCGCCACCGGCTGGCATGACGTGTCGACCCGCCTCCGGGGGCCGGTGGTGGCCGATGTGGCCGACCACTTCCGTGACCGCTGGCAGGAGGTCGCACACGAGCGACTACCCGCACCGGTACGGCAACCGGAGGCGGGATCCGTTGCGGTGCAGCTACTCCGAACGGTTCCCGAACGGACCTACGGGTTCGCCCGACGGGGTGAGTTCTCCATCGCGGATGCCTACCTGCACGGCCTTGCGTCGGCCCGCAGGTTCATCTATCTGGAGAACCAGTTCCTCTGGTCCGCCGAAATCGCCGAGCTGCTGATCGAAAAGCTCAGAAATCCACCAGCACCTGATTTCCGGATCGTGATCGTGCTTCCCGCCAGGCCCAGCAACGGTGCCGACACCACACGCGGGCAGCTGGGACGGCTGGTCGCGGCCGACAACGGAGCCGGACGTCTGCTGGCCGCCACGGTGAATGCCCATGCGGACGGCACCATCGACCCGCTGTACGTCCACGCAAAGGTGGCGGTCGTCGACGATCGATGGCTGACCATCGGTTCGGCGAACCTCAACGAGCATTCGCTCTTCAACGACACCGAGGTCAACGTGCTGACCCTGGACCCCACGTTGGCCCGCCGGACGAGACTCCGCCTGTGGGCCGAACATCTCGAGCTGGGGATGGACGTGATCGACGGCGACCCCACGAACGTCATCGACCGCTACTGGAAGCCGGTCGCGGAGGAACAGCTGGCCCGCACCCGGACGGGCCGCCCGCAGAACCGGAGAGTGATGACGCTGCCTGCGGTCTCCCGGCGCTCCGAACGGTTGGCCGGTCCGGCGCGTGGCCTGCTGGTGGACGGCTGA
- a CDS encoding polysaccharide deacetylase family protein: protein MTGHRRRRTGLLLGGGAVVGASAYWSMMSPFSRILGRYPFRGSRTERVVALTFDDGPNEPYTSRIADVLAAEQVRATFFQVGLCVQRHPEVTARLVADGHVIGNHSYSHRFTRCLRPAVLRAEITATQDLVVHHAGVRPALYRPPWLMRIPALQSILGDLSLQPVLGQFGHAFEVFQPSPRRIARRAAAKARPGSILIFHDGFDGRGGDRANTAASVKLVIDRLRDSGYRFVTLDEMLGVPAYQ from the coding sequence ATGACCGGTCACCGGCGCAGGCGAACAGGTCTCCTGCTCGGCGGCGGCGCCGTGGTGGGAGCCTCCGCCTACTGGTCGATGATGTCGCCGTTCTCCCGGATCCTCGGCAGATACCCGTTCCGGGGGTCCAGGACCGAGAGAGTGGTGGCGTTGACGTTCGACGACGGGCCGAACGAGCCGTACACCTCCCGGATCGCGGACGTGCTGGCGGCAGAGCAGGTGCGGGCCACCTTCTTCCAGGTCGGCCTCTGCGTGCAGCGGCACCCCGAGGTGACCGCCCGACTGGTGGCCGACGGACACGTGATCGGCAACCACAGCTACTCGCACCGGTTCACCCGCTGTCTGCGCCCGGCGGTCCTGCGCGCCGAGATCACCGCGACCCAGGACCTCGTCGTCCATCATGCCGGTGTGCGGCCTGCCCTCTACCGCCCGCCGTGGCTCATGAGAATCCCTGCACTGCAGAGCATTCTGGGGGATCTGTCCCTGCAGCCGGTGCTCGGCCAGTTCGGTCATGCCTTCGAGGTCTTCCAGCCGTCGCCCCGCCGCATCGCGCGCCGGGCAGCGGCCAAGGCCCGACCGGGATCGATCCTGATCTTCCACGACGGGTTCGACGGCCGCGGCGGTGACCGGGCCAACACGGCCGCTTCGGTGAAGTTGGTCATCGATCGACTGAGGGACAGTGGGTACCGGTTCGTCACGCTCGACGAGATGCTGGGGGTCCCGGCCTACCAGTGA